The Gammaproteobacteria bacterium region TCGAGGACTTCATTGGCGATGTTCTGGCAGGCGATCGAGGTCAGCGGGGTCTTCGGCGACGGCTTCCAGACGGTCACGTTGCCGGCGATGGCCGACAGCATGGCGTTCCAGGCCCAGACAGCGACCGGGAAGTTGAACGCGGTCAGCACGCCAACGACGCCGAACGGATGCCACTGCTCGTACATGCGGTGGTCCGGACGCTCGGAGTGCATGGTCAGGCCGTACATCATGCGCGACTGGCCAACGGCGAAGTCGGCGATGTCGATCATTTCCTGCACTTCACCGTCGCCTTCCTGCTTGATCTTGCCCATTTCCAGGGAAACCAGGCTGCCGAGGGCATCCTTGTGCTTGCGCAGTGCCTCGCCGACCAGGCGCACGGCTTCGCCGCGCTGCGGGGCAGGGACCTTGCGCCATTCTTCGAACAGGGCCTCGGCCTCGGTGATCACCTTCTCGTATTCGGCCTTGGAAGCGCAGCGCACCTTGGCGATGACTTCGCCGTTGGCCGGGTTGATGGATTCCAGCACATTGCCTTCGCCCTTCAGCCAGCCGGACTTGGACGCCCACACACCTGCGTTCTCTTCCTGCAGGCCGAGTTCGGAAAGGATCTTCTTGATATCTGCCATGGTTCCCCCTGGGGTTGCCGGCGCGGGTGACAGCCCGATCTCGCCGGTAAAGACACATTGTATATAGCGGTGGATATGGGTCTCGCGGCCGCGGAATTCAAGCCGCGCTGCGAAGGCGGCGTATTCTGCCAAAAACTGAACCTCTTTTCACCTTGAACGCAGAGAGCCAGGGTTTGTCCGAGGTCGGACTAGTTGACATATTGCAATGCGGTACAGATAAAGGTAAAAACACCCCATATTCCGGGCCGCAGAAGCCCGGTTTTTTTGGGGCATTTCAATTCCTGGGGGGTTTCGTGTCTTTTTCTCGCGTCCTGCTGTTCGTCGTCCTGTTCGTTTCATTCAGTTTGCCTGTTCCCGCCTCCGCGGAAGATGAGCCACCCATCGTTGATGGACAGTGGACCGACTGGGCCATTCCCGATTCGAACTGGACCCAAGGCGGGGCAGCGAAGTACGAACACTCGGCGGAAGACCTGGGCGCGAAGGCCTGCGACTGGGCCGAACCCGATCATCCCGAGATTAGTTACGAATTCGCCACGCTGCGTAATCCGCGTTACAGGAACCAAGGTGAGACGCAGACCTATTCGGTCAGGTGCACGGTAACGTCGTATGGAAACACCAGTGTCGCCGATGTCCTGTCAATCGAGCGCATCAATGTCTGCCCCGAGGGTTACCAGAAGGTAGATGTATCTGCACGTGGGCCGGCAGCCTGCCAGCCTAACGACGCCATGCCGGACAAGAACAACGGCACCTGCCCGGAAACCTGCGACGAGACCAACCAGCACAAGAACCCCAGCAACCCGATCAATGCCGCAACCGGCAACAAATTCGAAACAGAGCAGGACTACCGGAATTCAGCCGAGCCCCTGCTGAGATTCACCCGTTATTTCAACAGCCTTGGCAATCCCGACACCCACGGGGCGCGCAAGCCTCGTTATTCCGGCGTAACAGGCCGAGGCCCCAGTGCGCTCTCCTATACGGTCGGCCAGTACGACGACCCGACCGAAACAACTGCACCGGCTAGACGCCATACGCGTGTGGGTCGCAGCTGGACGCATAGCTACGACCGCTCGCTGGAAATCCGCCGCGAAGGCAACTATCCCAGCATTCGCGCCTACCGCCAGTCCGGGGGTTCGCTGCTGTTTCTGCCCGCTGCTGGCGGCTGGGCCCCCCAGGACGACATCGAGCTGACACTGAGCGAGCTGCCGGATGGCCGCTGGCTGCTGGTCGATACCAGTGATCGCCGCGAGTACTACTCGGCTGCGGGTGTGCTCCAGCGAATCGAAAACCGTGCCGGTCATGGCGTGGACCTGGAATACGACAGCGATGGCTACCTCGCTGCCGTGCGCAGTGACTTTGGCCGCGAGATGCTGTTCGAACACGCAGGCGGGCTGGTAAATGCCGTCGTCCTGCCGGGCGGCGAACGCATCGCGTTCGAGCACGACAGTGACGAAAAACTGACTGCCGTAATCCGCGAGGATGGGGCAGTGCGGCGCTATGAATACGCCAACGCACTGTTCAACGACAGGACCCTGTTGACGGCCATTTACGATGAGAACGGCGACCTTTATGCCCGTTGGGAATATGACGTCGATGGTCTTGCTATCCGCAGCACGCATGGCGATGGCGCCAATGACGTGCAGATCACACGTGATGGTTCGACCACGACCATGGTCCAGGGCAATGGCCAGGTCGTCACGCTGGAAAGCGAAGTCAGTCATGGCGTGTGGCGCGTGGTCGGCAGCTCCGAGCCGTGTGACGGCTGCAGCAATGTCTCGCGCGTCGAGCTGGACGAGACGGGTCGCATCCTGGAGAAGGAAAACTTCGAAGGCGAGATCACGCGCCAGCAGTTCAATGACCGCGGTCTCCGGACGGCGCTGATCGAAGCAGTCGGTACGCCGGAAGAACGCACTGTCTACACCGAATGGCATCCGGACTTCCGGCTGCCGGTGCGTATCACCGAGCCAGGACGCATGACCGAATACGGTTACGACAGTGATGGCAACCGCACCAGCCGCACGGTGACTGACCTCGCAAGCGGGGAAAGCCGGCAGACTACCTGGACCTACAACGAGCACGGCCAGGTACTGACCATGGATGGCCCACGCGAGGACGTCAGTGACATAACCACATATGTCTACGATACTGCCGGCAATATAGCAGCGATACGATATGCCCTGGGCCACGAAACCCGCTATACGGCCTATAACGCCCATGGCAAGCTACAGGAAATTGTAGATAGGAACGGCGTTGTAACCACCCTTGAATATGATGCACGCCAGCGCCTGGTCCGCCGCACTGTAGCTGTGGGGACGGCCTACGCGGCCACGTCGACGTTCGAATACGACAGCTTCGGGCAGCTACGCCGAACCACCATGCCAAATGGCGCCAGCATCAGTTACGAGTACGATAGTGCGCATCGCCTGATCGCCATTGAAGACGGGCTGGGCAATCGCATTGCTTACGAGCTCGACAGCGAAGGTAACCGGATCGCTCAGCATGTCTCCGGCCCGAGCGAAGGTATTACGCGAGAATCCTTTGCCGAGTACAACGAGCTGAACCACTTGGTGGCAAGCGTCGGTGGCGCAGGGCAGCGCAGCGCTTTCGAGACCGATATCGAAGGCAAGCGCACGGCGATGACTGATGCCCTTGGCAACCGCACGACCATGCGCTACGACGCCCTGGATCGCTTGTTCGAGACCGTAGATGCCCTGGGTGGCATCACCCGCTATGACTTTGATCCTCGTGACAACCTGATCCAGGCGGTCGATCAGCGTGGCGTAACAACGGATTACATTTACAACGGATTTGACGAGCTAATGGAAACCCGCTCCGCGGATGCTGGTACGGCTATCTATGAGTACGATGCCGCCGGGAATCGTATCCTGCATGTAGATGCGCGTGGTGTCGAAACTCACTTCGAATATGATGCACTAAATCGCCTTACCTTCATCGATTATCCCGGCACGGAAAAAGACATCAGCTACCAGTACGATACAGGTGCCAATGGTGTAGGCCGCCTGGTCGCGCTCGTTGATGAATCCGGCAGCACCCAATACAGCTACAACCCGCGGGGCGAACTGGTCAGCAAGGATACAGTTGTAGCTGCTACGCCGCTCAGCGTGGGTTATGACCACGACGCAGCAGGCAACATTTCATCCATCAGCTACCCGAACGGCCAGGTCGTGTTCTACGAACGGGACTCCCTGGGGCGGGTGAGCGGAATGTCCGTGCAGAACCTCGATGGCACGACACAACAGATTGCCAGTGACATCGGCTACCAGCCGTTCGGGCCGGTCGACAGCTTGATCTATGGCAATGGCCTGGTTGAAACCCGGAGTTATGACAACGATGGTCGCCTGCTCAGCATTCGCGCAGGCACCATGCTGGACCGCAACTACAACTGGGATGCAGCCAGCAACATCATCGCCATCAACAACGCAGTCGATGGCAGCAAGAGCCAAGCCTTTGCTTATGACAGCCTCTATCGCCTGGTTTCGGCAACAGGAGGTTACGGCAGACTGGAATGGACCTATGACAGCGTCGGCAACCGGACCAGCGAGACCGACAACGGCATCTATAATGCTTATGGATACGCTGCGGATTCCAATCGACTGGTCGACGTCGACGGCGAGGCCATCGCTTACGACGAGGCGGGTAACAGCCTGACGGATGGCGATAAGAGCTTCAGTTATGACGAGCGCAATCGCTTTGTTTCAGTGAGCACGGCTGATGGCAGCTACGGCTACGTGCACAACGCCCTTGGCCAGCGCGTCAGCAAACCGCGGTTCGAGACCAGCACGGGCATGCTGTGCGATGCCAATGGCGACGAAATCATTGACCAGAACGACCTGCTAGCTCTGCATGACATGATCAAGGGACGCATTCCAAGCGTTCCGGCGGCGGACTGCAACCAGGACGGCGTGATCGACAACAAGGACAATGCCAGCATTGCCAGGCTGATCGGACCTGCCAAGAACAACGGCAAGAACAATGGAAAGAACAAGGGCCAGAAGAAGGATCCGGTCAGCACTGCTATCAGCAGCTATGCTGCACAGTTCTCCATTGATGAACTCGGCGAGGTCGCCGGCAAAGTCCTGTTCGTTTATGACGAAGCAGGACATCTGATCGGCGAATACGACGAAAACGGCGAAGCCATCAAGCAATACGTCTGGCTGGGCGATCGGCCGATTGCCGTGTTGGAGCAGGGCGAGGTGTATTACATCCACGTCGACCATCTGAACACGCCACAGATCGTGACGGATGCCAACCAACAAGTAGCCTGGCAGGGCGATTACTCGCCGTTTGGTGACGTTGATGTCACGGAGAATTCGAACATCGAACTGAATCTCCGATTTCCGGGCCAGTACTTTGACGCCGAGACGGGGCTGAACTACAACTACTTCCGCAGCTACAACCCGGCGATGGGGCGGTACACGCAGAGTGATCCGATTGGCCTTGCGGATGGCCCAAACACTTACATTTATGGCTATTCAAACGCAATCTCGAACTCGGATGTTTTGGGGCTTTGGGTAAGCCGCTGCGCTAGAGAGCTGGGAGGGCCCTCCGCGCGTGCTACAACTCAGAATTGGATAAATCCCTTTAGACACGATTATCTCAACATCAGCGGAGATTTTCTTGGCTTTGGGCCAAAAGAAGATACGGCCGGAAACTTGATTTGGGGCGAGGGCAAAGTATCAAGCGACGAAATTATTGGAAAGGCATGCAACATGATTTGCTTTGACGATAAATTTGACTCGTAC contains the following coding sequences:
- a CDS encoding RHS repeat-associated core domain-containing protein; its protein translation is MSFSRVLLFVVLFVSFSLPVPASAEDEPPIVDGQWTDWAIPDSNWTQGGAAKYEHSAEDLGAKACDWAEPDHPEISYEFATLRNPRYRNQGETQTYSVRCTVTSYGNTSVADVLSIERINVCPEGYQKVDVSARGPAACQPNDAMPDKNNGTCPETCDETNQHKNPSNPINAATGNKFETEQDYRNSAEPLLRFTRYFNSLGNPDTHGARKPRYSGVTGRGPSALSYTVGQYDDPTETTAPARRHTRVGRSWTHSYDRSLEIRREGNYPSIRAYRQSGGSLLFLPAAGGWAPQDDIELTLSELPDGRWLLVDTSDRREYYSAAGVLQRIENRAGHGVDLEYDSDGYLAAVRSDFGREMLFEHAGGLVNAVVLPGGERIAFEHDSDEKLTAVIREDGAVRRYEYANALFNDRTLLTAIYDENGDLYARWEYDVDGLAIRSTHGDGANDVQITRDGSTTTMVQGNGQVVTLESEVSHGVWRVVGSSEPCDGCSNVSRVELDETGRILEKENFEGEITRQQFNDRGLRTALIEAVGTPEERTVYTEWHPDFRLPVRITEPGRMTEYGYDSDGNRTSRTVTDLASGESRQTTWTYNEHGQVLTMDGPREDVSDITTYVYDTAGNIAAIRYALGHETRYTAYNAHGKLQEIVDRNGVVTTLEYDARQRLVRRTVAVGTAYAATSTFEYDSFGQLRRTTMPNGASISYEYDSAHRLIAIEDGLGNRIAYELDSEGNRIAQHVSGPSEGITRESFAEYNELNHLVASVGGAGQRSAFETDIEGKRTAMTDALGNRTTMRYDALDRLFETVDALGGITRYDFDPRDNLIQAVDQRGVTTDYIYNGFDELMETRSADAGTAIYEYDAAGNRILHVDARGVETHFEYDALNRLTFIDYPGTEKDISYQYDTGANGVGRLVALVDESGSTQYSYNPRGELVSKDTVVAATPLSVGYDHDAAGNISSISYPNGQVVFYERDSLGRVSGMSVQNLDGTTQQIASDIGYQPFGPVDSLIYGNGLVETRSYDNDGRLLSIRAGTMLDRNYNWDAASNIIAINNAVDGSKSQAFAYDSLYRLVSATGGYGRLEWTYDSVGNRTSETDNGIYNAYGYAADSNRLVDVDGEAIAYDEAGNSLTDGDKSFSYDERNRFVSVSTADGSYGYVHNALGQRVSKPRFETSTGMLCDANGDEIIDQNDLLALHDMIKGRIPSVPAADCNQDGVIDNKDNASIARLIGPAKNNGKNNGKNKGQKKDPVSTAISSYAAQFSIDELGEVAGKVLFVYDEAGHLIGEYDENGEAIKQYVWLGDRPIAVLEQGEVYYIHVDHLNTPQIVTDANQQVAWQGDYSPFGDVDVTENSNIELNLRFPGQYFDAETGLNYNYFRSYNPAMGRYTQSDPIGLADGPNTYIYGYSNAISNSDVLGLWVSRCARELGGPSARATTQNWINPFRHDYLNISGDFLGFGPKEDTAGNLIWGEGKVSSDEIIGKACNMICFDDKFDSYVKEAAAEIGEPNYNLAAFRGLPAHMAGARNCQTWVDDVINLAKEKYIEGEECPSCFK